A genome region from Schistocerca americana isolate TAMUIC-IGC-003095 chromosome 1, iqSchAmer2.1, whole genome shotgun sequence includes the following:
- the LOC124625592 gene encoding uncharacterized protein LOC124625592 — MAAGEAPSTSYGAPSRQLPGQPQRLQAQHKQQQQPQAFAQSQAQPSFVAPQPASGFSAASFRPQFFIPAQDFSRLTDSYQLPTFTTSAPTTTEAATTTTEAPYNYGKAELREAEESGVYYVLQPDGRLQRIAYAHGPAPVSATPQQQRAASSELSALQQPALTPSYLVRFQYQDLHPAGAPIYSYKQPELVRIN, encoded by the exons ATGGCCGCGGGCGAAGCGCCCTCCACCAGCTACGGCGCGCCCTCCCGCCAGCTGCCGGGCCAGCCTCAGCGGCTCCAGGCGCagcacaagcagcagcagcaaccacagGCCTTCGCCCAGTCGCAGGCGCAGCCGTCATTCGTGGCCCCGCAGCCAGCCTCTGGATTTTCTGCAGCCAGCTTCCGCCCACAGTTCTTCATTCCTGCACAGGACTTCTCCCGCCTCACTGACTCCTACCAACTGCCTACGTTCACGacctccgcccccaccaccactgaggCTGCCACCACCACTACTGAGGCTCCTTACAAC TACGGCAAGGCGGAGCTGCGTGAGGCGGAGGAAAGCGGCGTGTACTACGTGTTGCAACCAGATGGCCGCCTGCAGCGCATCGCCTACGCCCACGGTCCCGCCCCCGTCTCCGCCACCCCCCAGCAGCAGCGCGCCGCCTCCAGTGAACTGTCTGCTCTGCAGCAGCCAGCGCTCACCCCCAGCTACCTGGTGCGCTTCCAGTACCAGGACCTGCATCCTGCCGGCGCTCCCATCTACTCTTACAAACAACCTGAGCTTGTGCGCATCAACTAG